The Athene noctua chromosome 13, bAthNoc1.hap1.1, whole genome shotgun sequence genome has a segment encoding these proteins:
- the SEMA7A gene encoding semaphorin-7A isoform X3, giving the protein MMSGSLEDNKNYLTLVEKYGDGMLVCGTGACAPTCWNLTQRKESTSWDGRGIAPFTPDSNTLVVVDGHDIYSTIKKSQQNGKIPRFRRVRGGGELYTSDTVMQNPQFVKATTLRHEEPHQDKIYYFFREDNPDKSPEAPRNISRVAQLCKEDKGGTSSLSASKWTTFLKASLICVDPVTKGNFNWLQDVFFVPASDWRHSKVYGLFTNTWGSSAVCVYSFGDIDNVFRTSKLKGYNGPNPEIKPGQCVSSGQHTPSETFKIADSHPEVEDRVEPLSPTKSPLFHNKHRYQKIGVHEVSAGDGRHYNVLYLATDKGSIHKIMELPDGVQNIMELQVFPKKDPIQSMILDHKRAMLYVGSTNKVVEIPMDMCGVYRNNCHSCLLARDPYCGWFNGTCQSVYLNREVRQNLNLDPWRGTCQKGDIKEVDDYQNITVVPFSRYYLNCPIESHYATYNWYHNNSLIKTCNTTHPQQDCFHFIQNVSHVHYGHYVCISEEDGFKQALVKERLVNQLRFMSQKGQATMTFGSWLQLLLMVLLVKLFH; this is encoded by the exons ATGATGTCTGGGAGTTTG GAGGACAATAAAAATTACCTCACGTTAGTGGAGAAGTATGGAGATGGGATGTTAGTGTGTGGGACCGGCGCCTGCGCTCCCACCTGCTGGAACTTG ACGCAGAGAAAGGAGAGCACTTCGTGGGATGGGAGAGGTATTGCTCCTTTCACGCCTGACTCGAATACCCTCGTCGTTGTTGATG GTCATGACATCTACTCCACCATCAAGAAGAGCCAGCAGAACGGCAAGATACCCCGTTTCCGTCGAGTGAGAGGGGGTGGAGAGCTCTACACCAGTGACACAGTGATGCAGA ACCCTCAGTTTGTCAAAGCCACCACATTAAGGCATGAAGAGCCTCACCAGGACAAGATTTACTACTTCTTTCGTGAAGACAACCCAGATAAGAGTCCCGAGGCCCCTAGAAACATCTCCCGAGTGGCCCAGCTGTGTAAG GAAGATAAAGGGGGAACCAGTTCGCTTTCTGCTTCCAAGTGGACCACCTTCCTGAAGGCCAGCTTGATTTGTGTCGACCCAGTAACCAAGGGCAACTTCAACTGGTTGCAAGATGTCTTCTTTGTCCCTGCGAGTGACTGGCGGCACTCCAAAGTCTACGGGCTCTTCACAAACACCTG GGGAAGCTCTGCTGTTTGTGTCTATTCCTTTGGGGACATTGACAATGTGTTTCGGACATCCAAACTCAAAGGCTATAATGGACCCAACCCAGAGATCAAGCCTGGGCAG TGCGTTTCCTCTGGACAACACACCCCGAGCGAGACCTTCAAGATTGCCGACAGCCACCCAGAGGTGGAGGACCGGGTGGAGCCCCTCTCCCCTACCAAGAGCCCCTTATTCCACAACAAACACCGCTACCAGAAGATCGGGGTGCACGAGGTCTCTGCGGGGGACGGACGCCACTACAATGTGCTTTATCTGGCAACAG ACAAGGGATCCATCCACAAGATCATGGAGCTGCCGGATGGGGTGCAGAACATCATGGAGCTCCAGGTCTTCCCAAAGAAGGACCCAATCCAGTCCATGATCCTGGACCACAAGAGG GCGATGCTCTACGTCGGCTCAACAAATAAAGTCGTAGAGATACCCATGGACATGTGCGGGGTGTATCGCAATAACTGCCACAGCTGCTTGCTGGCGAGGGATCCGTACTGTGGGTGGTTCAATGGCACTTGTCAGTCGGTTTATCTAAACCG AGAGGTGCGTCAGAACCTGAACCTGGACCCGTGGAGAGGAACGTGCCAAAAGGGAGATATTAAGGAAG TAGATGACTATCAGAACATCACAGTCGTCCCTTTCTCCCGCTACTACCTCAACTGTCCCATTGAGTCCCACTATGCCACCTACAACTGGTACCACAACAACAGCCTCATCAAGACCTGCAACACCACCCACCCCCAGCAGGACTGCTTCCACTTCATCCAGAACGTGAGCCACGTTCACTACGGCCACTACGTCTGCATCTCGGAGGAGGACGGCTTCAAGCAGGCTCTGGTGAAGGAGCGCCTGGTCAACCAGCTCAGGTTCATGTCCCAGAAGGGCCAGGCCACCATGACATTTGGCTCTTGGCTGCAGCTGCTCCTGATGGTGCTGTTGGTGAAGCTCTTCCACTGA
- the SEMA7A gene encoding semaphorin-7A isoform X2: protein MDRRSPIALFMALCASQLGVLAVGHSKVNPRIITAPQGAKEYVFPRSEKYPVFYHKENSSAIYIGGEGKLYYYDFATYENYTEDFPVKNEGQCMMSGSLEDNKNYLTLVEKYGDGMLVCGTGACAPTCWNLTQRKESTSWDGRGIAPFTPDSNTLVVVDGHDIYSTIKKSQQNGKIPRFRRVRGGGELYTSDTVMQNPQFVKATTLRHEEPHQDKIYYFFREDNPDKSPEAPRNISRVAQLCKEDKGGTSSLSASKWTTFLKASLICVDPVTKGNFNWLQDVFFVPASDWRHSKVYGLFTNTWGSSAVCVYSFGDIDNVFRTSKLKGYNGPNPEIKPGQCVSSGQHTPSETFKIADSHPEVEDRVEPLSPTKSPLFHNKHRYQKIGVHEVSAGDGRHYNVLYLATDKGSIHKIMELPDGVQNIMELQVFPKKDPIQSMILDHKRAMLYVGSTNKVVEIPMDMCGVYRNNCHSCLLARDPYCGWFNGTCQSVYLNREVRQNLNLDPWRGTCQKGDIKEDDYQNITVVPFSRYYLNCPIESHYATYNWYHNNSLIKTCNTTHPQQDCFHFIQNVSHVHYGHYVCISEEDGFKQALVKERLVNQLRFMSQKGQATMTFGSWLQLLLMVLLVKLFH from the exons GTGCAAAGGAGTATGTATTTCCCAGGAGTGAGAAGTACCCGGTCTTCTACCATAAAGAAAACAGCTCAGCCATCTACATCGGGGGAGAGGGAAAGCTTTATTACTATGACTTTGCAACCTATGAGAACTACACG GAAGACTTCCCAGTGAAAAATGAAGGACAGTGCATGATGTCTGGGAGTTTG GAGGACAATAAAAATTACCTCACGTTAGTGGAGAAGTATGGAGATGGGATGTTAGTGTGTGGGACCGGCGCCTGCGCTCCCACCTGCTGGAACTTG ACGCAGAGAAAGGAGAGCACTTCGTGGGATGGGAGAGGTATTGCTCCTTTCACGCCTGACTCGAATACCCTCGTCGTTGTTGATG GTCATGACATCTACTCCACCATCAAGAAGAGCCAGCAGAACGGCAAGATACCCCGTTTCCGTCGAGTGAGAGGGGGTGGAGAGCTCTACACCAGTGACACAGTGATGCAGA ACCCTCAGTTTGTCAAAGCCACCACATTAAGGCATGAAGAGCCTCACCAGGACAAGATTTACTACTTCTTTCGTGAAGACAACCCAGATAAGAGTCCCGAGGCCCCTAGAAACATCTCCCGAGTGGCCCAGCTGTGTAAG GAAGATAAAGGGGGAACCAGTTCGCTTTCTGCTTCCAAGTGGACCACCTTCCTGAAGGCCAGCTTGATTTGTGTCGACCCAGTAACCAAGGGCAACTTCAACTGGTTGCAAGATGTCTTCTTTGTCCCTGCGAGTGACTGGCGGCACTCCAAAGTCTACGGGCTCTTCACAAACACCTG GGGAAGCTCTGCTGTTTGTGTCTATTCCTTTGGGGACATTGACAATGTGTTTCGGACATCCAAACTCAAAGGCTATAATGGACCCAACCCAGAGATCAAGCCTGGGCAG TGCGTTTCCTCTGGACAACACACCCCGAGCGAGACCTTCAAGATTGCCGACAGCCACCCAGAGGTGGAGGACCGGGTGGAGCCCCTCTCCCCTACCAAGAGCCCCTTATTCCACAACAAACACCGCTACCAGAAGATCGGGGTGCACGAGGTCTCTGCGGGGGACGGACGCCACTACAATGTGCTTTATCTGGCAACAG ACAAGGGATCCATCCACAAGATCATGGAGCTGCCGGATGGGGTGCAGAACATCATGGAGCTCCAGGTCTTCCCAAAGAAGGACCCAATCCAGTCCATGATCCTGGACCACAAGAGG GCGATGCTCTACGTCGGCTCAACAAATAAAGTCGTAGAGATACCCATGGACATGTGCGGGGTGTATCGCAATAACTGCCACAGCTGCTTGCTGGCGAGGGATCCGTACTGTGGGTGGTTCAATGGCACTTGTCAGTCGGTTTATCTAAACCG AGAGGTGCGTCAGAACCTGAACCTGGACCCGTGGAGAGGAACGTGCCAAAAGGGAGATATTAAGGAAG ATGACTATCAGAACATCACAGTCGTCCCTTTCTCCCGCTACTACCTCAACTGTCCCATTGAGTCCCACTATGCCACCTACAACTGGTACCACAACAACAGCCTCATCAAGACCTGCAACACCACCCACCCCCAGCAGGACTGCTTCCACTTCATCCAGAACGTGAGCCACGTTCACTACGGCCACTACGTCTGCATCTCGGAGGAGGACGGCTTCAAGCAGGCTCTGGTGAAGGAGCGCCTGGTCAACCAGCTCAGGTTCATGTCCCAGAAGGGCCAGGCCACCATGACATTTGGCTCTTGGCTGCAGCTGCTCCTGATGGTGCTGTTGGTGAAGCTCTTCCACTGA
- the LOC141965464 gene encoding cholesterol side-chain cleavage enzyme, mitochondrial-like: MLARAASKPGALRGCPPARAGACRWAGGAATPIPPTPRPFNQLPGDWRAGWLNLYRFWQEGGLHNVHHIMARKFQQFGPIYREKLGVYESVNIISPQDAATLFQAEGTLPERFSVPPWVAYRDYRNKPYGVLLKKGEAWRSDRLMLNKEVLSPQVVEGFVPLLSEVGEDFVRRAQAQVGKSGREHWTADFTHELFRFALESVCHVLYGERLGLLQDFVDPESQRFIDAVTLMFHTTSPMLYVPPALLRHLNAKMWRDHVQAWDAIFSQADKCIQNVYRDLRLQRKSTKEYMGILCSLIMQDKLPLDDIKASVTEMMAGGVDTTSMTLQWAMFELARSPGIQEQLRAEVLAAKQEAAGDRVKMLKTIRLLKAAIKETLRLHPVAVTLQRYTTQELILQDYRIPPKVSMATGSLLTPTCFAWGSE; the protein is encoded by the exons ATGCTCGCCCGGGCTGCATCCAAGCCAGGCGCTTTGCGGGGATGTCCCCCTGCCCGAGCTGGGGCATGTcgctgggctgggggggctgccacCCCCATCCCACCAACTCCTCGACCCTTCAACCAGCTGCCCGGTGACTGGCGAGCCGGCTGGCTCAACCTCTACCGCTTCTGGCAGGAGGGTGGCTTGCACAATGTCCATCACATCATGGCTCGCAAGTTCCAGCAGTTCGGGCCCATTTACAG GGAGAAGCTGGGTGTCTATGAGAGCGTGAACATCATCAGCCCCCAGGATGCTGCTACCCTTTTCCAGGCGGAGGGGACACTGCCGGAGCGCTTCAGCGTGCCCCCCTGGGTGGCTTACCGCGACTACCGCAACAAGCCCTACGGTGTGCTCCTCAA GAAGGGGGAGGCCTGGCGCTCCGACCGCCTGATGCTGAACAAGGAGGTGCTGTCGCCGCAGGTGGTGGAGGGTTTCGTGCCTCTGCTGAGCGAAGTGGGCGAGGACTTTGTCCGGCGGGCACAAGCCCAGGTGGGGAAGAGCGGCCGGGAGCACTGGACAGCCGACTTCACCCATGAGCTCTTCCGCTTCGCCCTGGAGT CTGTGTGCCACGTGCtgtatggggagcggctggggctgctgcaggacTTCGTGGACCCTGAGTCTCAGCGCTTCATCGACGCCGTGACCCTGATGTTCCACACCACCTCGCCCATGCTCTACGTGCCACCCGCCCTCCTCCGCCACCTCAACGCCAAGATGTGGCGGGACCATGTCCAGGCCTGGGATGCCATCTTCTCCCAGG CGGACAAATGCATACAAAATGTCTACCGGGACCTGCGGCTGCAACGCAAGAGCACCAAGGAGTACATGGGCATCCTCTGCAGCCTCATCATGCAGGACAAGCTGCCCTTGGATGACATCAAGGCCAGCGTCACCGAGATGATGGCGGGTGGGGTGGACACG ACCTCCATGACACTGCAGTGGGCCATGTTCGAGCTGGCACGGTCCCCGGGGATCCAGGAGCAGCTGCGGGCAGAGGTCCTGGCTGCCAAGCAGGAGGCAGCGGGGGACAGGGTGAAGATGCTGAAAACCATCCGGCTGCTCAAAGCTGCCATCAAAGAGACACTCAG GCTGCACCCCGTGGCGGTGACCTTGCAGAGGTACACCACGCAAGAGCTCATTCTCCAGGACTACCGCATCCCCCCCAAGGTGAGCATGGCCACCGGGTCCCTCCTCACCCCAACCTGCTTTGCATGGGGCTCTGAGTGA
- the LOC141965655 gene encoding cholesterol side-chain cleavage enzyme, mitochondrial-like yields MGGSSCGAHLGLDPIPAPPSCTLNAGKATWGAQPHRAHPSPQTLVQVGLYAMGRDPEVFPKPEQFSPQRWLAAGPKPFKGLGFGFGPRQCLGRRIAELEMQLFLMQILENFKIETMRAVEVGTKFDLILIPDKPIYLTLRPLESRV; encoded by the exons atgggggggagcagctgtggggctcATCTGGGTCTGGatcccatccctgcacccccttcCTGCACCCTGAACGCTGGCAAAGCCACGTGGGGAGCCCAGCCCCACAGGGCCCATCCTTCCCCACAGACACTGGTGCAGGTCGGTCTCTACGCCATGGGCCGGGATCCTGAGGTCTTCCCCAAGCCGGAGCAGTTCAGCCCCCAGCGCTGGCTGGCAGCCGGCCCCAAGCCCTTCaaggggctggggtttggtttcgGACCCCGGCAGTGCCTGGGCCGCCGGATCGCTGAGCTGGAGATGCAGCTCTTCCTCATGCAG ATCCTGGAGAACTTTAAAATTGAAACTATGAGAGCGGTGGAAGTCGGGACCAAGTTCGACCTCATCCTGATCCCAGACAAACCCATCTACTTGACTTTACGGCCGCTCGAGTCCCGGGTGTGA
- the SEMA7A gene encoding semaphorin-7A isoform X1, producing MDRRSPIALFMALCASQLGVLAVGHSKVNPRIITAPQGAKEYVFPRSEKYPVFYHKENSSAIYIGGEGKLYYYDFATYENYTEDFPVKNEGQCMMSGSLEDNKNYLTLVEKYGDGMLVCGTGACAPTCWNLTQRKESTSWDGRGIAPFTPDSNTLVVVDGHDIYSTIKKSQQNGKIPRFRRVRGGGELYTSDTVMQNPQFVKATTLRHEEPHQDKIYYFFREDNPDKSPEAPRNISRVAQLCKEDKGGTSSLSASKWTTFLKASLICVDPVTKGNFNWLQDVFFVPASDWRHSKVYGLFTNTWGSSAVCVYSFGDIDNVFRTSKLKGYNGPNPEIKPGQCVSSGQHTPSETFKIADSHPEVEDRVEPLSPTKSPLFHNKHRYQKIGVHEVSAGDGRHYNVLYLATDKGSIHKIMELPDGVQNIMELQVFPKKDPIQSMILDHKRAMLYVGSTNKVVEIPMDMCGVYRNNCHSCLLARDPYCGWFNGTCQSVYLNREVRQNLNLDPWRGTCQKGDIKEVDDYQNITVVPFSRYYLNCPIESHYATYNWYHNNSLIKTCNTTHPQQDCFHFIQNVSHVHYGHYVCISEEDGFKQALVKERLVNQLRFMSQKGQATMTFGSWLQLLLMVLLVKLFH from the exons GTGCAAAGGAGTATGTATTTCCCAGGAGTGAGAAGTACCCGGTCTTCTACCATAAAGAAAACAGCTCAGCCATCTACATCGGGGGAGAGGGAAAGCTTTATTACTATGACTTTGCAACCTATGAGAACTACACG GAAGACTTCCCAGTGAAAAATGAAGGACAGTGCATGATGTCTGGGAGTTTG GAGGACAATAAAAATTACCTCACGTTAGTGGAGAAGTATGGAGATGGGATGTTAGTGTGTGGGACCGGCGCCTGCGCTCCCACCTGCTGGAACTTG ACGCAGAGAAAGGAGAGCACTTCGTGGGATGGGAGAGGTATTGCTCCTTTCACGCCTGACTCGAATACCCTCGTCGTTGTTGATG GTCATGACATCTACTCCACCATCAAGAAGAGCCAGCAGAACGGCAAGATACCCCGTTTCCGTCGAGTGAGAGGGGGTGGAGAGCTCTACACCAGTGACACAGTGATGCAGA ACCCTCAGTTTGTCAAAGCCACCACATTAAGGCATGAAGAGCCTCACCAGGACAAGATTTACTACTTCTTTCGTGAAGACAACCCAGATAAGAGTCCCGAGGCCCCTAGAAACATCTCCCGAGTGGCCCAGCTGTGTAAG GAAGATAAAGGGGGAACCAGTTCGCTTTCTGCTTCCAAGTGGACCACCTTCCTGAAGGCCAGCTTGATTTGTGTCGACCCAGTAACCAAGGGCAACTTCAACTGGTTGCAAGATGTCTTCTTTGTCCCTGCGAGTGACTGGCGGCACTCCAAAGTCTACGGGCTCTTCACAAACACCTG GGGAAGCTCTGCTGTTTGTGTCTATTCCTTTGGGGACATTGACAATGTGTTTCGGACATCCAAACTCAAAGGCTATAATGGACCCAACCCAGAGATCAAGCCTGGGCAG TGCGTTTCCTCTGGACAACACACCCCGAGCGAGACCTTCAAGATTGCCGACAGCCACCCAGAGGTGGAGGACCGGGTGGAGCCCCTCTCCCCTACCAAGAGCCCCTTATTCCACAACAAACACCGCTACCAGAAGATCGGGGTGCACGAGGTCTCTGCGGGGGACGGACGCCACTACAATGTGCTTTATCTGGCAACAG ACAAGGGATCCATCCACAAGATCATGGAGCTGCCGGATGGGGTGCAGAACATCATGGAGCTCCAGGTCTTCCCAAAGAAGGACCCAATCCAGTCCATGATCCTGGACCACAAGAGG GCGATGCTCTACGTCGGCTCAACAAATAAAGTCGTAGAGATACCCATGGACATGTGCGGGGTGTATCGCAATAACTGCCACAGCTGCTTGCTGGCGAGGGATCCGTACTGTGGGTGGTTCAATGGCACTTGTCAGTCGGTTTATCTAAACCG AGAGGTGCGTCAGAACCTGAACCTGGACCCGTGGAGAGGAACGTGCCAAAAGGGAGATATTAAGGAAG TAGATGACTATCAGAACATCACAGTCGTCCCTTTCTCCCGCTACTACCTCAACTGTCCCATTGAGTCCCACTATGCCACCTACAACTGGTACCACAACAACAGCCTCATCAAGACCTGCAACACCACCCACCCCCAGCAGGACTGCTTCCACTTCATCCAGAACGTGAGCCACGTTCACTACGGCCACTACGTCTGCATCTCGGAGGAGGACGGCTTCAAGCAGGCTCTGGTGAAGGAGCGCCTGGTCAACCAGCTCAGGTTCATGTCCCAGAAGGGCCAGGCCACCATGACATTTGGCTCTTGGCTGCAGCTGCTCCTGATGGTGCTGTTGGTGAAGCTCTTCCACTGA